One window from the genome of Variovorax sp. PAMC26660 encodes:
- a CDS encoding peptidylprolyl isomerase, whose product MTRHIRSSSAMLARRLRVAAGALLVSSVGMAGAQTPAPGNTVVARLGEVTVGQDEVEKLLQTLPEAERAAVKADRATLDGWLRQRLLSEAVLRDARAKGWAERADVKAKIDAATREISARIVSTSYLESVSQVPAGFPSDAEVKAAYEQGKTGFNLPAAYRVAQIFLATPQRDAAAVAKVREEAGKLARQARAGDFAAVARASSQDKRSAERGGEVDTLPLARMLPELRDTIARLKPGQVSEPVQAEAGFHVVKLLDIQPARTATLDEVKPQLQAALRQQRQQQLVQAYLTQVAPATNLSIDAAALDAAIKKTN is encoded by the coding sequence ATGACACGACACATCAGGTCTTCCTCCGCCATGCTGGCCCGTCGGCTGCGCGTCGCTGCCGGCGCACTGCTGGTGTCGTCCGTCGGCATGGCCGGCGCGCAGACGCCGGCGCCGGGCAACACCGTGGTGGCCCGCCTGGGCGAAGTCACGGTGGGGCAGGACGAAGTCGAGAAGCTGCTGCAGACCCTGCCCGAAGCCGAGCGCGCCGCCGTCAAGGCCGACCGCGCCACGCTCGACGGCTGGCTGCGCCAGCGCCTGCTGAGCGAAGCCGTGCTGCGCGACGCGCGCGCCAAGGGCTGGGCCGAGCGGGCCGACGTCAAAGCGAAGATCGACGCCGCCACGCGCGAGATCAGCGCGCGCATCGTGAGCACCAGCTACCTGGAGTCGGTGAGCCAGGTGCCGGCGGGCTTTCCGTCGGACGCTGAAGTCAAGGCCGCTTACGAGCAGGGCAAGACCGGCTTCAACCTGCCGGCCGCCTACCGCGTGGCGCAGATCTTCCTGGCCACGCCGCAGCGTGATGCGGCCGCCGTTGCCAAGGTGCGCGAAGAGGCGGGCAAGCTCGCACGCCAGGCTCGCGCCGGCGACTTCGCGGCCGTGGCACGCGCCAGCTCGCAGGACAAGCGCAGCGCCGAGCGCGGTGGCGAGGTCGATACCTTGCCGCTCGCGCGCATGCTGCCCGAGCTGCGCGACACCATCGCCAGGCTCAAGCCCGGCCAGGTCAGCGAACCGGTGCAGGCCGAGGCGGGCTTTCATGTCGTGAAGCTGCTCGACATCCAGCCCGCGCGCACCGCCACGCTCGACGAAGTGAAGCCGCAACTGCAGGCCGCCTTGCGCCAGCAGCGCCAGCAACAGCTCGTGCAGGCCTACCTCACGCAAGTGGCGCCTGCCACGAACCTGAGCATCGACGCCGCCGCGCTCGATGCCGCCATCAAGAAAACCAACTAA
- a CDS encoding YbjN domain-containing protein, with translation MNNTTTNITEATDIAAAPALDLLDAVTPEQVSDAIKAAGGAVTTIEQDGVVRLHSASHGIGFQVLWGNPVTTTQYTDFTLSCPLHVQGGTLPEAVLASWHRTKRFARVAQHGDFVVLEMDVVVAGGVSHAYLAFAVRLWMQMMGEFFLHLRNYGPASETRGDAANAEARDAAGVSAAA, from the coding sequence ATGAACAACACAACGACGAACATCACCGAAGCCACCGACATCGCGGCGGCTCCCGCCCTCGACCTGCTGGACGCCGTCACGCCCGAGCAGGTGTCGGACGCCATCAAGGCCGCCGGCGGCGCCGTCACCACCATCGAACAAGACGGCGTGGTGCGCCTGCACAGCGCGAGCCACGGCATCGGCTTCCAGGTGCTGTGGGGCAACCCCGTCACCACCACGCAGTACACCGACTTCACGCTGAGCTGCCCGCTGCATGTGCAGGGCGGCACGCTGCCCGAGGCCGTGCTCGCCTCGTGGCACCGCACCAAGCGCTTTGCGCGCGTGGCACAGCACGGCGACTTCGTCGTGCTGGAGATGGACGTGGTGGTGGCCGGCGGCGTGAGCCACGCCTACCTGGCGTTCGCCGTGCGCCTGTGGATGCAGATGATGGGCGAGTTCTTCCTGCACCTGCGCAACTACGGCCCCGCCTCGGAAACCCGTGGCGACGCCGCGAACGCAGAGGCCCGCGACGCTGCCGGTGTGTCCGCCGCTGCGTGA
- a CDS encoding SDR family oxidoreductase → MKTTGNTILITGATSGIGRALAEAFHDSGNRVIVSGRRQALLDDMTARRPGLIGMPLDLDDPASLPRLAEDVRARFPELNVLIANAGISRAEDVTADGWDASDAQSIVDTNIMGVLRVMAALLPVLKGQPDAAIIATSSNLAFVPRADFPTYCASKAFLHSWLQSMRHQLRKVPVEVLELAPPYVQTELTGGGQASDPRAMPLAVYVAEVMQLLAAKDHPRGEVLVERDRARRWAERDSRYVATFAAMNPG, encoded by the coding sequence CATCCTCATCACCGGCGCCACCAGCGGTATCGGCCGCGCGCTCGCCGAAGCGTTCCACGACAGCGGCAATCGCGTCATCGTCAGCGGGCGCCGGCAGGCCCTGCTCGACGATATGACTGCGCGCCGACCCGGCCTGATCGGCATGCCGCTCGATCTCGACGACCCGGCTTCATTGCCGCGTTTGGCCGAAGACGTTCGCGCGCGCTTTCCCGAACTCAATGTGCTCATCGCCAACGCCGGCATCTCGCGGGCGGAAGACGTGACGGCAGACGGCTGGGATGCTTCAGACGCCCAGTCGATCGTGGACACGAACATCATGGGCGTGCTGCGCGTGATGGCGGCGCTTTTGCCGGTGCTGAAAGGGCAACCCGACGCGGCCATCATCGCGACCAGTTCCAACCTTGCCTTCGTGCCCCGCGCCGACTTTCCGACCTACTGCGCCAGCAAGGCATTCCTGCACTCGTGGCTTCAATCGATGCGCCATCAACTGCGCAAGGTTCCCGTCGAGGTGCTCGAACTGGCACCGCCTTATGTGCAGACGGAACTCACGGGCGGCGGCCAAGCATCCGACCCGCGCGCCATGCCGCTTGCCGTGTACGTGGCCGAAGTCATGCAGTTGCTGGCGGCTAAGGATCACCCCCGGGGCGAAGTGCTGGTCGAGCGCGACAGGGCCCGGCGCTGGGCCGAGCGGGACAGTCGCTACGTCGCCACTTTTGCTGCGATGAATCCGGGCTGA